Proteins from a genomic interval of Brachybacterium vulturis:
- a CDS encoding YgfZ/GcvT domain-containing protein: MSDPVRDVRPLLREGAVLGDGPDAAVPAHYGAPLREQRHLLDGTAVVDLGHFEVLEVRGADARSWLTTVTTQDLAGTPVGASASLAVLSPQGRVEHLASAVVVDEDALLLVLDAGHRAGLRRYLEMMRFAARVELTDRDDLRVLGALSPAAEVLPQLGLPDPAAVWSEPWPEVAPGGVAYGPDPEDPVGAVLTLLDAAALTQLPWRGEHLAGMSSWEALRIADHRARAAREVDERSIPHELDLLRTTVHTTKGCYRGQETVAKVLNLGQPPRRLVMLHLDGSQDVPAAAGGEVRLGGSDGKVVGTVTSAALHADQGPIALAVVRRAVPVDASLSVQVLLAQADGEGTSMWLDASQEPIVLPREHGARPATAKL, encoded by the coding sequence GTGTCTGATCCTGTCCGTGATGTCCGTCCCCTGCTGCGCGAGGGCGCGGTGCTCGGCGACGGTCCCGATGCGGCGGTCCCCGCCCACTACGGCGCGCCGCTGCGCGAGCAGCGGCATCTGCTCGACGGCACCGCGGTCGTGGACCTGGGCCACTTCGAGGTGCTCGAGGTGCGCGGAGCGGACGCCCGCAGCTGGCTGACCACCGTCACCACCCAGGACCTCGCAGGCACCCCCGTCGGCGCCTCCGCCTCACTGGCCGTGCTGTCGCCGCAGGGCCGGGTCGAGCACCTGGCCTCCGCCGTGGTGGTGGACGAGGACGCGCTGCTGCTGGTGCTGGACGCCGGCCACCGCGCCGGGCTGCGCCGCTACCTGGAGATGATGCGCTTCGCGGCGCGGGTCGAGCTGACCGACCGGGACGACCTGCGCGTCCTCGGGGCCCTCTCCCCCGCCGCCGAGGTGCTGCCGCAGCTGGGACTGCCGGACCCGGCCGCCGTCTGGTCCGAGCCCTGGCCCGAGGTCGCCCCCGGCGGCGTCGCCTACGGCCCGGACCCCGAGGACCCGGTGGGCGCGGTGCTCACCCTCCTCGACGCCGCGGCCCTGACGCAGCTGCCCTGGCGCGGTGAGCACCTGGCCGGGATGAGCTCCTGGGAGGCGCTGCGGATCGCGGACCATCGAGCCCGCGCCGCTCGCGAGGTCGACGAGCGCAGCATCCCCCACGAGCTGGACCTGCTGCGCACCACCGTGCACACCACCAAGGGCTGCTACCGCGGGCAGGAGACGGTCGCCAAGGTCCTGAACCTCGGCCAGCCGCCGCGGCGCCTGGTCATGCTCCATCTCGACGGCTCCCAGGACGTGCCGGCCGCCGCCGGGGGCGAGGTGCGCCTGGGCGGGTCCGACGGCAAGGTCGTCGGCACCGTCACCTCTGCCGCGCTGCACGCGGACCAGGGTCCGATCGCGCTGGCCGTGGTGCGCCGCGCCGTGCCGGTGGACGCGTCGCTGTCGGTGCAGGTGCTGCTCGCACAGGCCGACGGCGAGGGCACCTCGATGTGGCTCGACGCCTCGCAGGAGCCGATCGTGCTGCCCCGCGAGCACGGCGCCCGGCCGGCCACCGCCAAGCTCTGA
- a CDS encoding FABP family protein: protein MPITLDTSLPPSLYPLAWLLGSWQGTGALTTADPDAPDVRIEQQLVCSAREDGTMEWRSTIHRIDAPAPLPPTSAFARDEPETPAGTGSGERTLLHREDGVWTVGELLPGQDRAAAEAAPPGSPGSFLSHRLEAHLTRRDAPAEQWAGEVRGPRVQLALGSPDGEIAATRMFGYVSGRLMWLWEHRLPVPDGAPDETALTPYLSLEMHRV from the coding sequence ATGCCCATCACGCTCGACACCTCGCTCCCGCCGTCCCTGTACCCGCTGGCCTGGCTGCTCGGCAGCTGGCAGGGCACCGGCGCGCTGACCACGGCGGATCCCGACGCCCCCGACGTCCGGATCGAGCAGCAGCTGGTCTGCAGCGCTCGTGAGGACGGCACCATGGAGTGGCGCTCCACGATCCACCGGATCGACGCCCCCGCCCCGCTGCCGCCCACCAGCGCCTTCGCGCGGGACGAACCCGAGACCCCCGCGGGAACCGGTTCCGGCGAGCGCACGCTGCTGCACCGCGAGGACGGCGTCTGGACCGTCGGCGAGCTCCTGCCCGGCCAGGACCGGGCGGCCGCCGAGGCGGCACCGCCGGGCAGCCCGGGCAGCTTCCTGTCCCACCGCCTCGAGGCGCACCTGACCCGTCGGGACGCACCGGCCGAGCAGTGGGCCGGCGAGGTGCGCGGACCACGGGTGCAGCTCGCACTCGGCTCCCCCGACGGCGAGATCGCCGCGACCCGCATGTTCGGCTATGTCAGCGGCCGCCTGATGTGGCTGTGGGAGCACCGCCTGCCCGTCCCCGACGGGGCCCCCGACGAGACGGCCCTGACCCCCTACCTGTCCCTGGAGATGCACCGTGTCTGA
- the mshD gene encoding mycothiol synthase: protein MITTAALPPTRRTMIRALLTTVTEHDGASPLDEAALLALDGESAQHLLVEEAGDLLGYASVLADGTVQGMVDPAHRRRGHGTALLHEALALRPDAGVWAHGALEGSLAFLSAAGLAESRYLLTLHRELAPATPLPAIPTSTLEGLRLGTFAAERDAERWVSVNARAFADHPEQGAMTGEDLAQRLAQPWFDAEDMLVALRDEELVGFVWVKREHPGATDQDAEIYVVATDPSVQGHGVAGLLLATSLDRLRADGVPGVELYVEADNAPALRLYEAWGFTVAGRDVQMRATGRG from the coding sequence ATGATCACGACGGCCGCGCTGCCGCCCACCCGTCGGACGATGATCCGCGCACTGCTCACGACGGTCACCGAGCATGACGGGGCCTCGCCGCTGGACGAGGCCGCCCTGCTCGCCCTGGACGGCGAGAGCGCTCAGCACCTGCTGGTCGAGGAGGCCGGTGACCTGCTGGGGTACGCGAGCGTGCTGGCCGACGGCACGGTCCAGGGCATGGTCGATCCCGCGCACCGCAGGCGCGGACACGGCACCGCCCTGCTGCACGAGGCGCTCGCGCTGCGACCGGACGCGGGAGTCTGGGCGCATGGTGCCCTCGAGGGGTCCCTCGCTTTTCTGAGCGCCGCCGGTCTCGCCGAGAGCCGGTACCTGCTCACGCTGCATCGCGAGCTCGCGCCTGCGACGCCGCTGCCGGCGATCCCCACCTCGACGCTCGAGGGCCTGCGCCTGGGCACCTTCGCGGCGGAGCGCGATGCCGAGCGCTGGGTGAGCGTCAACGCGCGCGCCTTCGCCGATCACCCCGAGCAGGGGGCGATGACCGGCGAGGATCTGGCGCAGCGGCTGGCCCAGCCATGGTTCGACGCCGAGGACATGCTGGTCGCGCTGCGGGACGAGGAGCTCGTCGGTTTCGTCTGGGTCAAGCGCGAGCACCCCGGCGCCACCGACCAGGATGCCGAGATCTATGTGGTCGCGACCGACCCCTCCGTGCAGGGGCACGGGGTGGCGGGGCTGCTGCTGGCCACCTCCCTGGACCGCCTCCGGGCCGACGGCGTCCCCGGGGTGGAGCTCTACGTCGAGGCGGACAACGCCCCGGCCCTGCGCCTCTACGAGGCCTGGGGCTTCACGGTCGCGGGCCGCGACGTGCAGATGCGCGCGACGGGACGGGGCTGA
- a CDS encoding NUDIX hydrolase, whose translation MGAAPRSSPPVLAAGALVWREKGEGVQVLLIHRPRYDDWSIPKGKLDQGEASPTAAVREVAEETGYRVRLQRPLPTTTYLMPDGRSKVVHYWAATVRAKIAPGPKSRREVDEVRWVPLEEAMELVTRQSDQVPVAALRRHLMAGELETAPIIIQRHGAALSRSKWRKGEASRPLNKKGKKQARALPPLLDAFDPASVLSSPWERCRATIEPLATVEGLKIRTKDALTETGHAEHPARTAAVIDRVLAQARPTVVCTHRPVLTTVIDAVRTVAEPGVALELPHEDPYLAAGEALLLHTTADGRVVAIERHLPNIG comes from the coding sequence GTGGGTGCCGCCCCCCGCTCCTCGCCTCCCGTCCTCGCCGCCGGTGCCCTCGTCTGGCGCGAGAAGGGCGAGGGCGTGCAGGTGCTGCTGATCCATCGGCCGCGCTACGACGACTGGTCGATCCCCAAGGGCAAGCTGGACCAGGGGGAGGCGTCCCCCACCGCGGCGGTGCGTGAGGTCGCCGAGGAGACCGGCTACCGGGTGCGCCTGCAGCGACCCCTGCCGACCACCACGTACCTGATGCCGGACGGGCGCAGCAAGGTGGTGCACTACTGGGCAGCGACCGTCCGCGCGAAGATCGCGCCCGGGCCGAAGAGCCGCCGCGAGGTCGACGAGGTCCGGTGGGTCCCCCTCGAGGAGGCCATGGAGCTGGTGACCCGGCAGAGCGACCAGGTGCCGGTGGCGGCGCTGCGGCGCCACCTCATGGCCGGCGAGCTGGAGACCGCCCCGATCATCATCCAGCGGCACGGCGCGGCGCTGTCCCGCTCGAAGTGGCGCAAGGGGGAGGCGTCGCGACCCCTGAACAAGAAGGGGAAGAAGCAGGCGCGGGCACTGCCGCCGCTGCTGGACGCCTTCGACCCGGCGAGCGTGCTGAGCAGTCCGTGGGAGCGGTGCCGCGCCACGATCGAACCGCTGGCGACCGTCGAGGGCCTGAAGATCCGCACCAAGGACGCGCTGACCGAGACGGGCCATGCCGAGCACCCGGCACGGACCGCCGCCGTGATCGACCGCGTGCTCGCGCAGGCGCGGCCGACGGTGGTGTGCACGCATCGACCGGTGCTGACCACCGTGATCGACGCGGTGCGGACGGTGGCCGAGCCGGGCGTCGCCCTCGAACTGCCGCACGAGGATCCGTACCTGGCGGCCGGGGAGGCGCTGCTGCTGCACACCACGGCCGACGGCAGGGTGGTCGCGATCGAACGGCATCTGCCGAACATCGGCTGA
- a CDS encoding DUF4190 domain-containing protein: protein MNAEHDDGLPDHSGGYDPYGQRRGHHDDPSGVGYGVTDPYASDPHAADPYASGPYATGPHPAGPVPVGPPQFGAFPAPLPSSNAAITGFVLGLLGLAMCGGLTSPIGIWFSARGMKETAPTATAPRGGRGLAIAGLVTSLVGLIPLCFLLLYGVMMIVGLVMAATA, encoded by the coding sequence ATGAACGCAGAGCACGACGACGGACTCCCGGACCATTCCGGAGGGTATGACCCGTACGGACAGCGGCGCGGGCACCACGACGACCCGTCCGGGGTGGGATACGGCGTGACCGATCCCTACGCGTCGGACCCGCACGCGGCGGACCCGTATGCGTCGGGCCCGTACGCGACGGGCCCGCACCCCGCGGGCCCGGTCCCCGTCGGGCCGCCGCAGTTCGGGGCCTTCCCCGCCCCGCTGCCGAGCTCGAACGCAGCGATCACCGGATTCGTGCTGGGGCTGCTGGGCCTGGCCATGTGCGGCGGCCTCACCTCACCCATCGGGATCTGGTTCTCGGCCAGGGGCATGAAGGAGACCGCGCCCACGGCGACAGCCCCGAGGGGCGGCCGCGGCCTCGCCATCGCAGGCCTGGTGACGTCGTTGGTGGGCCTGATCCCCCTGTGCTTCCTGCTGCTCTACGGCGTGATGATGATCGTCGGGCTGGTCATGGCCGCCACCGCCTGA
- the pstS gene encoding phosphate ABC transporter substrate-binding protein PstS, whose translation MNVRTNKLVSLAALGFAAGIALTACGGSAEGSSGGSAAPEGGGASGGGYAELSGNLAGAGASSMGNAQTAWTETFRGLVQAEGGDLTVTYDPTGSGTGREQFLSGQVKFAGTDAALDEEELAASTEVCHGEQAFDLPVYISPIAVVFHLEGVENLNLSPEVIAGIFAESITTWNDPAIAELNPDVELPGTAIVPVHRSDDSGTTENFTEYLSDNAPDVWTHGPIETWPIPGGQSGDGTSGLISTVEAGNGTIGYADASQAGNLGTASIQVGEVFVDYSADAAAKAVDVSPREEGRAENDIVMELDRTTTEAGTYPIVLISYLALCGAYEDAATGDAVKAYASFMISEQGQQVAAQNAGSAPISEELRTEAQAAIDGITVG comes from the coding sequence GTGAACGTTCGCACGAACAAGCTCGTCTCGCTCGCCGCACTCGGATTCGCCGCGGGCATCGCCCTGACGGCTTGCGGCGGCAGCGCCGAAGGCAGCAGCGGTGGCTCGGCGGCCCCGGAGGGCGGGGGAGCCTCGGGGGGCGGCTACGCCGAGCTGAGCGGCAACCTCGCCGGTGCCGGTGCCTCCTCCATGGGCAATGCGCAGACCGCGTGGACCGAGACGTTCCGCGGCCTCGTGCAGGCCGAGGGCGGCGACCTCACCGTCACCTACGACCCCACCGGCTCCGGCACCGGTCGCGAGCAGTTCCTCTCCGGCCAGGTGAAGTTCGCCGGCACCGACGCCGCCCTGGACGAGGAGGAGCTCGCCGCCTCCACCGAGGTGTGCCACGGGGAGCAGGCCTTCGATCTGCCCGTCTACATCTCCCCGATCGCGGTCGTGTTCCATCTCGAGGGCGTCGAGAACCTGAACCTCTCGCCCGAGGTCATCGCCGGGATCTTCGCCGAGTCCATCACCACCTGGAACGATCCGGCGATCGCCGAGCTCAATCCCGATGTCGAGCTGCCCGGGACAGCCATCGTCCCGGTCCACCGCTCGGACGACTCGGGCACCACCGAGAACTTCACCGAGTACCTCTCGGACAACGCCCCCGACGTCTGGACCCACGGCCCGATCGAGACCTGGCCGATCCCGGGCGGCCAGTCCGGTGACGGCACCTCCGGCCTGATCTCCACGGTGGAGGCCGGCAACGGCACCATCGGCTACGCCGACGCCTCGCAGGCCGGGAACCTCGGGACCGCCTCCATCCAGGTGGGCGAGGTGTTCGTGGACTACAGCGCCGATGCCGCGGCGAAGGCCGTCGACGTCTCGCCGCGCGAGGAGGGCCGGGCGGAGAACGACATCGTCATGGAGCTGGACCGCACCACCACCGAGGCCGGCACGTACCCGATCGTGCTGATCTCCTACCTGGCGCTGTGCGGCGCGTACGAGGACGCCGCCACCGGTGACGCGGTCAAGGCCTACGCCTCCTTCATGATCTCCGAGCAGGGGCAGCAGGTCGCCGCGCAGAACGCCGGCTCCGCCCCGATCTCCGAGGAGCTGCGCACCGAGGCGCAGGCGGCGATCGACGGCATCACCGTCGGCTGA
- the pstC gene encoding phosphate ABC transporter permease subunit PstC: protein MSTADIESEPREAPPASMATSGRRLGDSVFSSLSIGSGLLIFLTLAAVAVFLTTESLPAILASQEFSGTAEFSLIEYALPLVFGTVLASAIALVIAIPISIGIALFISHYAPRRLAATLGYLIDLLAAVPSVVYGLWGGIWLVPELEPLYLFLNTYLGWIPLFAGEPTAPMRNLASASVVLAVMVLPIITAVAREVFLQTPRLQEEAALALGATRWETIRTVVLPFGRGGIVAASMLGLGRALGETMAVLMILAPGATFSLHILEVGRHNSIAANIASKSAEASGVEMSLLIFTGLVLFVLTFLINAIARWIVARSGPTS, encoded by the coding sequence ATGAGCACAGCTGACATCGAGTCGGAGCCGCGTGAGGCTCCGCCCGCCTCGATGGCGACCAGCGGACGCCGCCTCGGCGACTCGGTCTTCTCGTCCCTGAGCATCGGCTCGGGGCTGCTGATCTTCCTCACCCTGGCCGCGGTGGCGGTCTTCCTCACCACGGAGTCGCTGCCGGCGATCCTCGCGAGCCAGGAGTTCTCCGGCACCGCGGAGTTCTCCCTGATCGAGTACGCACTCCCGCTCGTCTTCGGCACGGTGCTCGCCTCCGCGATCGCGCTGGTGATCGCGATCCCGATCTCGATCGGCATCGCCCTGTTCATCTCCCACTACGCGCCGCGCCGACTGGCCGCGACGCTGGGCTACCTGATCGACCTGCTCGCCGCGGTGCCGTCGGTCGTCTACGGCCTGTGGGGCGGGATCTGGCTGGTCCCCGAGCTCGAGCCGCTGTACCTCTTCCTGAACACCTACCTCGGCTGGATCCCGCTGTTCGCCGGTGAGCCCACCGCCCCGATGCGCAACCTCGCCTCCGCCTCGGTGGTGCTCGCCGTGATGGTGCTGCCGATCATCACCGCCGTCGCCCGTGAGGTGTTCCTGCAGACCCCGCGCCTGCAGGAGGAAGCGGCCCTCGCCCTCGGCGCCACCCGCTGGGAGACGATCAGGACCGTCGTGCTCCCCTTCGGGCGCGGCGGCATCGTCGCCGCCTCCATGCTCGGCCTGGGCCGTGCGCTCGGCGAGACCATGGCGGTGCTGATGATCCTCGCCCCCGGCGCCACCTTCTCCCTCCACATCCTCGAGGTGGGTCGGCACAACTCGATCGCCGCGAACATCGCCTCGAAGTCGGCGGAGGCCTCCGGCGTCGAGATGTCCCTGCTGATCTTCACCGGTCTGGTGCTGTTCGTGCTGACGTTCCTCATCAACGCCATCGCCCGGTGGATCGTCGCCCGCAGCGGCCCGACGAGCTGA
- the pstA gene encoding phosphate ABC transporter permease PstA gives MSTPTAVQHQTPMRRPHDERRLPWYHLVLTGLVGLLVAIAGLSLLDAFSIAGAIMVGFVLHLLLGWAYSLLREGPRWAKDRLMTLLVIGAFTVAMFPLVSLLWEVVSRGLTRAIAARPDPFDFWTSSMSGIIGGADAGGVFHAAVGTLLITLWASLISIPIGLFSAIFLVEYADQGWKRTLGTGVTFLVDVMTGIPSIVAGLFGLALFIALMPDDSVRMGIMGAVALSLLMIPTVVRNSEEMLRLVPMDLREAAYALGVPKWLTIVKVVLRTAIAGLTTGITLAIARVIGETAPLLLTVGMVTSVNWNMFDGRMATLPTFINQQYRAGSANCMSETVTNPITQEVYACSIATNIDRAWAAAFTLIVIVMVLNLVARLISHYFSPKLSR, from the coding sequence ATGAGCACCCCCACCGCCGTGCAGCACCAGACCCCGATGCGTCGTCCCCACGACGAGCGTCGGCTGCCCTGGTACCACCTGGTCCTCACCGGCCTCGTCGGCCTGCTGGTCGCGATCGCCGGCCTGTCCCTCCTCGATGCCTTCTCGATCGCCGGCGCGATCATGGTCGGCTTCGTCCTGCACCTGCTGCTGGGCTGGGCGTACTCGCTGCTGCGCGAAGGCCCCCGCTGGGCGAAGGACCGCCTGATGACCCTGCTGGTGATCGGTGCCTTCACCGTGGCGATGTTCCCGCTGGTCTCCCTGCTCTGGGAGGTCGTCAGCCGAGGACTGACCCGCGCGATCGCGGCCAGGCCCGACCCCTTCGACTTCTGGACGTCCTCGATGTCCGGGATCATCGGCGGCGCCGACGCGGGCGGCGTGTTCCACGCGGCGGTGGGCACCCTGCTGATCACCCTGTGGGCGTCGCTCATCTCGATCCCCATCGGCCTGTTCAGCGCGATCTTCCTGGTGGAGTACGCGGACCAGGGATGGAAGCGGACCCTCGGCACCGGCGTCACCTTCCTGGTGGACGTCATGACCGGCATCCCCTCGATCGTCGCCGGCCTGTTCGGCCTGGCGCTGTTCATCGCCCTGATGCCGGACGACAGCGTGCGCATGGGCATCATGGGCGCGGTCGCGCTGTCGCTGCTGATGATCCCCACCGTGGTGCGCAACAGCGAGGAGATGCTCCGGCTGGTCCCGATGGACCTGCGCGAGGCCGCCTATGCGCTGGGCGTGCCCAAGTGGCTCACCATCGTCAAGGTGGTGCTGCGCACCGCGATCGCAGGCCTGACCACCGGCATCACCCTCGCCATCGCCCGCGTGATCGGCGAGACGGCACCGCTGCTGCTCACGGTGGGCATGGTGACCTCGGTGAACTGGAACATGTTCGACGGACGCATGGCGACGCTGCCCACGTTCATCAATCAGCAGTACCGCGCCGGCAGCGCGAACTGCATGAGCGAGACGGTCACGAACCCGATCACCCAGGAGGTGTACGCCTGCTCGATCGCCACCAACATCGATCGTGCCTGGGCCGCAGCCTTCACCCTGATCGTGATCGTGATGGTGCTCAACCTCGTCGCGCGGCTGATCAGCCACTACTTCTCCCCGAAGCTCAGCCGCTGA
- the pstB gene encoding phosphate ABC transporter ATP-binding protein PstB, with protein sequence MAAPQPINVEDLDIFYGDFLAVQGVDVQLRPRSVTALIGPSGCGKSTFLRTLNRMHEVIPGAYATGRVEINGEDIYDPRVDPVTVRRRVGMVFQKANPFPTMSIRDNVLAGVKLNHRRMSRSASEELMEQALRGANLWNEVKDRLDKPGMGLSGGQQQRLCIARTIAVRPEVVLMDEPCSALDPISTLAIEDLIHELKQEYTIVIVTHNMQQASRVSDRTGFFNIAGTGRPGRLIEIDDTDTLFTNPTNSQTEDYISGRFG encoded by the coding sequence ATGGCCGCCCCACAGCCCATCAACGTCGAGGACCTCGACATCTTCTACGGGGACTTCCTCGCCGTGCAGGGCGTCGACGTCCAGCTCCGCCCCCGCTCGGTGACCGCGCTCATCGGCCCCTCCGGCTGCGGCAAGTCGACCTTCCTGCGCACCCTGAACCGCATGCACGAGGTGATCCCCGGCGCCTACGCGACGGGCAGGGTCGAGATCAACGGGGAGGACATCTACGACCCCAGGGTCGACCCGGTCACCGTGCGCCGCCGCGTGGGCATGGTGTTCCAGAAGGCGAACCCCTTCCCGACCATGTCGATCCGGGACAACGTCCTGGCCGGTGTGAAGCTCAACCATCGCCGCATGTCCCGCTCGGCCTCCGAGGAGCTGATGGAGCAGGCGCTGCGAGGCGCGAACCTCTGGAACGAGGTCAAGGATCGCCTGGACAAGCCCGGCATGGGATTGTCCGGCGGTCAGCAGCAGCGGCTGTGCATCGCACGGACGATCGCGGTCCGGCCCGAGGTGGTGCTGATGGACGAGCCCTGCTCGGCGCTGGATCCGATCTCGACGCTCGCGATCGAGGACCTGATCCATGAGCTGAAGCAGGAGTACACGATCGTGATCGTGACCCACAACATGCAGCAGGCCTCCCGCGTCTCGGACCGCACCGGCTTCTTCAACATCGCCGGCACCGGCCGGCCCGGCCGCCTCATCGAGATCGACGACACCGACACCCTCTTCACCAACCCCACGAACTCGCAGACCGAGGACTACATCTCCGGCCGCTTCGGCTGA
- a CDS encoding ABC transporter ATP-binding protein, which translates to MNISPLASSPPGTSPQPAQPGTVTPSPVLSARGLLMTYGTGGTTTRALDGVDLDLDRADSLAVMGPSGCGKTTLLHILAGILTPTTGTVLHEGTDLARLGDRRRTRLRRSDFGFVFQDGQLLPELTALENVILPRMLGGTSRRAATAEAASWLDRLGLSGMHDRRPTQLSGGQAQRVAIARALAGRPSVVFADEPTGALDQATGQAVLQILVDSCRDTGAALVMVTHDGTVAAACRRTVTMQDGRIAQEFVRPVAETGSTGAER; encoded by the coding sequence ATGAACATCAGCCCGCTCGCGTCCTCGCCTCCCGGCACGTCCCCGCAACCCGCCCAGCCCGGGACGGTCACCCCGTCCCCGGTGCTGTCGGCCCGCGGCCTGCTCATGACCTACGGCACCGGGGGCACCACCACCCGTGCCCTGGACGGCGTGGACCTCGATCTCGACCGCGCCGACTCGCTCGCCGTGATGGGCCCCTCCGGCTGCGGCAAGACCACCCTGCTGCACATCCTCGCCGGCATCCTCACCCCGACCACCGGCACCGTCCTGCACGAGGGCACCGATCTGGCGCGCCTGGGGGACCGGCGCCGCACCCGCCTGCGCCGCAGCGACTTCGGCTTCGTCTTCCAGGACGGCCAGCTGCTGCCCGAGCTCACCGCGCTGGAGAACGTGATCCTGCCGCGCATGCTCGGCGGCACCTCCCGCCGCGCCGCCACCGCCGAGGCGGCCTCCTGGCTGGACCGCCTGGGGCTGTCCGGCATGCACGACCGCCGCCCCACCCAGCTCTCGGGCGGGCAGGCGCAGCGGGTGGCGATCGCCCGAGCCCTGGCCGGACGGCCCTCGGTGGTCTTCGCCGACGAGCCCACCGGAGCGCTCGACCAGGCCACCGGCCAGGCCGTGCTGCAGATCCTGGTGGACTCCTGCCGGGACACCGGTGCCGCTCTGGTGATGGTCACGCATGACGGCACGGTCGCCGCGGCCTGTCGCCGCACCGTGACCATGCAGGACGGACGGATCGCCCAGGAGTTCGTGCGCCCCGTCGCCGAGACCGGCTCCACCGGAGCGGAGCGATGA
- a CDS encoding FtsX-like permease family protein, translating to MSALLASAPLLLRRRGALADVLPVIAFAAATALTATVLGGAAAFVGRSPAGEVPLTGEASIMPFLAICALIASVLLVPSAVGLGGSAARLSLARRERDLATMRLVGGTGGQVGSVAVLDVAAQSLLGALLGLGAHLAATPALTRLDFGITPFTVADLLLPGWAYPVLVLALVLIAAGSAAVSLTGVVLSPLGVARDSRVVRMSVLRVVLWAALIVGFVVFMNVGGMLLGEDGAGAAIAIMVLFIAAIVAGINVVGPFLVWATALVLARLAPVPSLMVGARRLAADPRAGWRAVSGITFALVIAGFLTMIATLGTATNPEEAMMFTAMTTGGLLTLGIAAVLAAVGTGVTQTARVIDQAPRLRAQHIAGAEVGQLHRARLAEIAVPVALSSLVATGTALLVLTTVLGGTPSDPRMAVQYLAGVLGAYALVIAAVLVASPLVRRYARAGR from the coding sequence ATGAGCGCCCTGCTCGCCTCCGCGCCCCTGCTGCTGCGGCGCCGCGGGGCGCTCGCCGACGTGCTGCCGGTGATCGCCTTCGCCGCCGCCACCGCCCTCACCGCGACCGTGCTGGGCGGCGCCGCAGCCTTCGTCGGCCGCAGCCCCGCGGGAGAGGTCCCCCTGACGGGCGAGGCCTCGATCATGCCGTTCCTCGCGATCTGCGCACTCATCGCCTCCGTGCTGCTGGTGCCCAGCGCCGTCGGCCTCGGCGGCTCGGCCGCGCGGCTGTCCCTGGCCCGGCGCGAGCGGGACCTGGCCACCATGCGCCTGGTGGGCGGCACCGGCGGTCAGGTCGGCTCGGTGGCGGTGCTCGACGTCGCCGCCCAGTCGCTGCTCGGCGCGCTCCTCGGTCTCGGAGCTCATCTGGCGGCGACCCCGGCGCTGACCCGCCTCGACTTCGGGATCACCCCCTTCACGGTCGCCGACCTGCTGCTGCCCGGCTGGGCCTATCCCGTGCTGGTCCTCGCGCTGGTACTGATCGCCGCCGGCTCCGCCGCGGTCTCCCTCACCGGGGTGGTCCTCAGCCCGCTGGGAGTGGCCCGCGATTCCCGGGTGGTGCGGATGTCGGTGCTGCGCGTGGTGCTGTGGGCAGCGCTGATCGTGGGCTTCGTGGTGTTCATGAACGTCGGCGGGATGCTGCTGGGCGAGGACGGCGCCGGGGCGGCGATCGCGATCATGGTGCTGTTCATCGCGGCGATCGTGGCGGGGATCAACGTGGTCGGTCCGTTCCTGGTGTGGGCCACCGCGCTGGTGCTCGCCCGGCTCGCCCCCGTCCCCTCGCTGATGGTGGGGGCGCGACGGCTGGCGGCCGATCCGCGGGCCGGCTGGCGTGCCGTCTCGGGCATCACCTTCGCCCTGGTCATCGCCGGGTTCCTGACGATGATCGCCACGCTCGGCACGGCCACCAACCCCGAGGAGGCGATGATGTTCACCGCCATGACCACCGGCGGCCTGCTCACCCTGGGGATCGCCGCGGTGCTCGCCGCGGTCGGCACCGGCGTCACGCAGACCGCCCGGGTGATCGACCAGGCCCCCCGGCTGCGCGCCCAGCACATCGCCGGCGCCGAGGTGGGCCAGCTGCACCGTGCCCGGCTCGCGGAGATCGCGGTGCCGGTGGCGCTGAGCTCGCTCGTCGCGACCGGCACCGCCCTGCTGGTGCTCACCACGGTCCTCGGCGGCACCCCCAGCGATCCGAGGATGGCCGTGCAGTACCTGGCCGGCGTGCTCGGCGCCTATGCGCTGGTGATCGCCGCGGTGCTGGTGGCCTCGCCGCTGGTGCGGCGGTATGCACGGGCGGGCCGTTAG
- a CDS encoding rhodanese-like domain-containing protein — MTLENVAPNAIPEGAHLIDVREQNEWDAGHAGHAQHLPASTLMENLDQLPETDEPMYIVCRSGGRSFQVSQWLNANGFEAINVAGGMDQWFESGLPITSDGEGEAYIL; from the coding sequence ATGACTCTTGAGAACGTCGCTCCGAACGCCATCCCCGAGGGCGCGCACCTGATCGACGTGCGCGAGCAGAACGAATGGGACGCCGGCCATGCCGGGCATGCGCAGCACCTCCCGGCGAGCACGCTGATGGAGAACCTCGACCAGCTGCCCGAGACCGATGAGCCGATGTACATCGTCTGCCGCAGCGGCGGCCGCAGCTTCCAGGTCAGCCAGTGGTTGAACGCGAACGGCTTCGAGGCGATCAACGTCGCCGGCGGCATGGATCAGTGGTTCGAGTCGGGCCTGCCGATCACCTCCGACGGCGAGGGCGAGGCGTACATCCTCTGA